The following are from one region of the Parcubacteria group bacterium genome:
- the mltG gene encoding endolytic transglycosylase MltG has translation MSRKVKIGAILGVVLLIGAGLFLMQRIFFGAPQLQENKEVFTVGLKQNESQTLDKLKSQGLIKNKFAFDLVLSFKRKHNTIQPGGYSVSKNLTAWQLAEKLTSGPDMKWVVIPEGLRKEQIGEILAKTFNWSDEDLDNWNTTYTKIKIDYIEGTYFPDTYLIPVDEGGLKIAERMTRNFDEKFAPYIGQFAQQNIVWTTGLKLASIIQREAAGKGDMPLIAGILWNRLNQGMNLEIDATVQYARGKTDTGWWAPITADDVRNINSPYNTYKNKGLPPYPIDNPGLDAIEAVLHPTETDCLYYLHDSNRQIHCAKTLEEHQANIEKYLKN, from the coding sequence ATGAGTAGAAAAGTAAAAATTGGCGCAATCCTAGGAGTAGTCTTGCTTATTGGCGCAGGACTGTTCTTGATGCAACGAATATTTTTCGGCGCGCCTCAGTTGCAGGAAAATAAAGAAGTTTTCACGGTAGGTCTAAAACAAAACGAATCGCAGACTTTGGATAAACTGAAAAGTCAGGGTTTAATAAAAAATAAGTTCGCCTTTGATCTCGTGTTATCTTTCAAGCGAAAACATAATACAATACAGCCGGGCGGATACAGTGTGTCCAAAAATCTGACTGCTTGGCAATTGGCGGAAAAACTGACCAGTGGTCCTGATATGAAGTGGGTAGTGATTCCGGAAGGCTTGCGAAAAGAGCAGATCGGGGAAATTCTGGCCAAGACCTTCAACTGGAGCGATGAGGATCTCGATAATTGGAACACGACTTACACCAAAATTAAAATAGATTATATTGAAGGAACATATTTTCCCGATACATATCTTATTCCAGTGGATGAAGGTGGCTTGAAAATTGCCGAACGAATGACCAGAAATTTCGATGAAAAATTTGCTCCCTATATTGGTCAATTTGCTCAGCAAAATATTGTTTGGACAACAGGGCTGAAACTCGCTTCAATCATTCAGCGGGAAGCGGCCGGAAAAGGCGATATGCCTCTGATCGCCGGAATACTATGGAATCGACTCAATCAAGGAATGAACCTGGAGATAGACGCGACTGTTCAGTATGCCAGAGGAAAAACCGATACTGGCTGGTGGGCGCCTATTACAGCGGATGATGTCAGGAATATTAATTCGCCCTATAATACCTATAAAAACAAAGGTCTGCCTCCTTATCCAATTGACAATCCAGGATTGGATGCGATTGAGGCGGTTTTGCACCCGACTGAAACGGATTGTTTGTATTATCTTCATGATAGCAATCGGCAAATCCATTGCGCGAAAACTCTAGAGGAGCATCAGGCCAATATTGAGAAATATCTAAAAAATTAA